The stretch of DNA CAGTTAATCGCCCAAATCACTTATGACCATAGCGATTTTGTCACTCAGCCCTGGTTGGTAATAGTCAACGACAAAGAAGAATTTCGTGCTGATGCTTGGGGTAGGTGTTACCGCTACATCTGCACACATCACAAAGATGGTTCATTACCAGTTCAGGAAGAAGAAACCCTAGCCGCTACAACTGGGAATGAAATCTTGGTGCAGATTGCTCAAGCTTGTGAGAACTTTAGCTTAGAACTGCTGGATGATGGAATCTACAGAGGCGACGAGAAATTAGGCGAAGTTGGAGAAACCAAAGGTACTTGGTGGTTCACAAGCACCTCTAACGCTCGTCAACAGAAAATCATTTGTGAATCTGCATCAGACGCAGTGTGGTGGTTATCCAGAGAAGACTTGGCAGAGTGTACGGCGCTTGACGAATATTTGCAATATCGGCCGCTTGAGCAATTGCCTTGTGTGGAGTTGAAAGAATTGCTCGATAGTGAGCTGGTTGTAGCGATGTAGTAGACTTGTCCGAAATATTAACTTAGGAAAAGAAAAATGGTAAAACATGAAATTGAGCGTCTACCATTTTTCAATATTAGTTATGGTTTTTGATTATATCGAGAAATATCCACATAGAACAAAACAAATTTTAGGGATTAGTTACGAGCAACTAAAATCATTATTAAATTGCGCCATAAAAAGCCATCAGGAAAGGAAAACCAAATTCCAAAGCCAAAAAATAAGAATTAATTCGGCTGGTGGTGGTCGTAGAGAAAAGTTATCGACCGAAGAACAAGTATGTTTATGCCTATTTTATCTCAGACAGATGCCAACATTTCAAGTATTAGGAATGTTATTTGGGGTATCGAAGACAGAAGCCAACGATACTTTTCATTATTGGATATCAATACTGCGAGATGTTTTACCAGCTAGTTTATTAGAACAAGTCTCAAATAATGAGAGCGATTTACAATTTGTGCAAGAAGCATTAACGAATTTTAGGCTATTAGTGGATAGTCTAGAACAGCCAATATATAGGGACTCTGACCAAAAAGAACAACAAAAATATTTTTCTGGTAAGAAGAGACAACATACATTAAAAAGTCTAATGATTGGGATGCCAGAAGGTAAGGATATTGTGGAAGTGGAAGTGGGCGTTCCTGGGCCAACAGCAGATATAAAATTGTTTCGCCAATCTCAAAATAAATTTGATGAATCTCAACCTTTTTCAGGGGATAAAGGTTTTCAAGGAGGCGAAAACATCACTACTCCTCATAAAAAGAAACCAAAACGAGAATTAACTCAACAGCAAAAAGATGAAAATAAGGCTTTGTCTAGCAATCGAATATTCATCGAGCATTTGATTAGATTACTTAAAATATTTCGGATTGTTTCACAAAGATTCCGCTTAAAACTCGATACTTATGAGCAAATTATTTTAACAGTATGTGGGTTAGTTAGATTGAGAATAGGTAGCTTAGTTCTTCCAGGTTAGCTAGTAGTAATAATCATAAATCTTTATAAATTAGGAGTTGATTTTTATGCCTCTAAACTATCACTAACTATCTCAAAACCTTATAACTGCGTTTTTACGCAAATATCAAAGTTTTGCTTCAAAGCTTTGAACAGTATGGCTTTGGTGTTTTCGGACAAGTCTAGTTCAGGGAATGGGGCAAGGTGCAGACAAGAGAAAATTTCTCCTCTGCACCTCATTCACCCTGCACATCTACCATTTACTACCCCTGTTCTGTCACTCTGAGAAAAGAAAAATTTGAGGCAAATTTTCAACTTTATATATAACAAGTGTTTGAGCATTTATTTTCTAATAGAATGTCCCAAATCAAGCTTTTTTGGTCAAAGCCTTATGCTGTAAGCCTCCTAGATTATTCTCTGACAAAAGTGACAAATGAGGGCTACTTACACCAATGACTGATTCGCTTCAAATATAACCCCTGGCATTGGACAGACATTAGTATTTTTGTCCTAATTTTTGACAAATCTTTTCATTCATAGATAAAACAATGCAACAAACACTCTCAATTCCCCAAGATTGGCAATACCCTCGATTTAGCTTCGGTGGACGCACACAACTCGGTGTGATTATAGGTATGAAATACTACGCCGAAGATACATATTTAGGTAATGAATATGGCGTAGGCTGGCATTACATTATGTTGGCAGACAAGAATGGTGAAGATGAAGAACATCGCACGGAAGAACATATCAAACTGCTTTCAGCACAAGAATTAAAAACAATGTTAGAGGCAGAAATTCAGAATTACCAGCGTCAAATTCAATCACTAAAACATCAATTAGAGTCTATTCCTGCAATTGTTGTAACAGCTAACTCTACTGACGAAAAACATATCCAACAGCCCCAGGAAGCGTGTTATCCATTTCTGCACGATTTAGTTAATGGTGCAAAATTCCTTATTAGAGAAATTGCAAATCATCCTGAATATTTAACACTTGAGTATCAGCCTGATTTAACTGTTGGTGATGCTGAGACTGCACTTTCTTATCTGGAATTGGAACTTGAATCGAGTCCAAGTCTCTATACACAGTAAAAAACGTTAATTCAAAACTAACAAGCTCAATAAATTGCGAATTCCGAATTGCGAATTGGTTGAGTCGCTATACCAAAAAGCTTGCTTGACTGAGAATTTGGAGATTGAGTCATGAGCATCAAATGGACAGAACCAGAATTAGCAACTCTTTATGAAATGGCAGAAACACACACAGTAAAACAAATTGCTTTTCGCCTCAAAAGACGAGGTTTTCATCGTACAGAATTAGCCATCGCTAATAAACTTAATGCTTTGGGTTACTCTATACGCCCCACTTTGGATAACTATAGCTGTCGTGAAATTGCTAAAAACCTTTCTCTAGATACTGGCACGATTATTTATTGGATAAAGCAGGGCTGGTTGAAAGCGAAAAAACGCTCTGCTAGTTGTTACCAAGTAAAAAGCCGTGATTTAAAACAGTTTTTCAATCACCCTCCAAAGTCTATGAGAAAACGGATTGCAGCTCCATAACCGCCTATCTCTCCGTGAAGGATGGAAAGCACGTATGGAGCCTGTGGAATCAACTAAATAAGTTAATTCGGAAATCTGGCATTAAGCGTCATGACTTTTATGCCATCTCTAACTGGGAGTCTTTGGTCAAGCAAAGGTCGGAGTAATCTGACAGGAGCAAGCCTCGGTGTTAAAGACGATTTCTAAAGAAGATAAATCGCTAACTTCCTTCTACATAGATTTGAGCATTATTGCCCATATATGCGTAGATTCTTACAAGCGATAGACGTAGCAATAATGACATCCAGCATTACAGCGATCTGTAACTTCCACAGAGGCAGCAAACTTAGTTCTAGTTTGCAGAAGTAAATGTGAAGCAACGGTAGAAGTAGCAGTGAGAATAGCACTGAATCTTTCAAATCTTTCAGATAAAGTATATGCTGGTTTATAGGGAGAGAAGTAATTGTTCATATTTAAAATTGAGATTTACAATTAGCTGTTATTTAATATCTAACGTCAGACATTAGATGTTTTTTAATAAATTGAATCAGAAGGTAGATTCATAAATATTTTATACAGACTTTAACATATTTTTAGATAATATCAACCTTGAGAGATTTAATATTAAATCATATTAATTTGTTTATGTGTCTATTTTTAAATGAGTAAATAGTCAATACATCTGGAGATAGAAAAGAATCTTAATTTATCTATCTTTAGACGCTTGCCAATAAAAGGTAAGACTGCATTTAAAAGTAATTACTATTACCAGTCAAAAATACTAAATTTTGAGAATTATTTAAATGCTAAAAAATAAATTTACTAGAAGTGTGAATTAGCTAATCACTACACTTTCAAATAAAGCCAAAATCTACAACCTAAGATCCTGATTTTAAAGCTGAACTTAAGCATTTTATGTATCAAGCAGAAATGATGATGTTATAAAAACATTAATAATCGAAATTGCTTACGTCCTAACACCATCAAACTTCACATGATATCTCACAGTAATACACATAAATATTAAAAGTATATGACTATACCTTTGAAAAAAAATAAATCCCGTGAGTATTACTAGGTAAGAATTTACTACAAATTTTTTCAACTCTAGTAGAACCTAAAACAAATCAGTAGCCTACTTTAGCTGACTACTGATACGCATAGATGATATATGCGTTAATTATTGCAACTATCTATAGATAGATTATCAATCGCAGAAGCGATCTACCCGCAAATCCCGCCAGACATCAGAAACCTGCCAGCCAGAGTTACCCACAGACTGAACCGGAGGATTATCGAGTAATGGGATATAGCTAGGTTGAGCTTCTGGGGCAACAGTTATAGGTTGCTCGATTACAGGTGGTGAAGGAGGAACTGGATCAGCAGCTTGAAGAAGTTGGTCTTCGGCTAACTCGATTTCCCGCATTTGTCTAAGGGTAAGCTTGTCAGATTTTTTGATGATTTTCATAAGAGTTAAAAAATGTAAAAAGTAGTGGCGAAAAAGAGCGGAGTTACCCAGAGATACAGCTTTTGAAGCAGCCCCAGAAAGAACGTAAAAGCTAGTGTGAAAAATCAGGACTAAAATCACACAGAATAAATAGGATACAACAGATTAAGGGCAAATACGAGTGGTCTGCCCAGCCCTAATTGGTGTTCTATGCCCAGATATTCAGGAATTGTAGAAATGTAATGAGTGTTGGAAATTTAAATTGAACACATTGTCACAAGCAGCAGAAATGCAAAGATAGAAGAAGCGTTGAAAAACCCCAACCTTAGCTAAGGACTGGGGCTGGAATAATTAAGACTATTCTCATGATGACACAAAGAAATATTTATCTCAGCCATATCAGCCTGGAGGTAGGGTAATGAACAACCCATCTTCTAGACGGATGAAATCTACTCACTCGGATTCTAAACAGACAAAGCCAACAACAAAGCAGCCCAAGCAGGAACAAGCAGAAGTAATTACTGTTGAAGTGGCGGCGGTAGAAGTTCCAGAGTTGACCCAGGAGGAACAGCGCGATCGCCATCGGTTAGAGGAGAAAGTAGAAACAGCGTTTTATGCGGCAGGGAAAGCACTGATGGAGTTGCGAGATCGCCGTCTTTATCGTTCAACGCACAAAACATTTGAGGAGTATTGCCGCGATCGCTTTGGTTATAGCCGTGATGCTGCTTATTTGAAGATGACAGCTACAACAGTGTATGAGAATCTTCAAAAACATTTGCCGACCATTGGTCGGCAAATACCTCTGCCGACAAGTGAAAGACAGGTGCGTTCATTAGCGAAAGCCGAGCTAGAACCATCCCAACAAGCGTATGTTTGGGAGCAAGCAGTAGAAGAAGCGGGAAATAAAATCCCCTCTGGTCGCATAGTCCAAAGTGTTGTAGATAAAATTCGAGAACGCACAAAAATCCCGAATCCCTACCGCGAAGGCGAAATCTGCATTCTCATCCCGAAAGATAACCCAGATTTACGAGGTAAGGGCGGATGCTGGGGTGTAATAATTAATGTTGGCGATTACAGTTGTACTGTCCAAACTTGGGACGGGGAATACACAGTCAAAATTGAACATCTAAAATCGTTAGAACTGCTAGATGATGACTGTAAATCAATGCAGCAGTTATGTATGCGATTGCGGCGATTGCATCAGGTGGCAGACCATGATCCGTCAGTAGATTGGCTATTGCAGGGGTTGGGGAAACAGGCGAAGCCGTATTTGTCAGGATTACAGGCGAGGCTGTTGGGGACGGTGGAACGGGAGTATGGGCTTGATGGGAAGAAGAAGTGATTGTAAAGAATAAGTTGCTGTAGTCAAGCGATCGCTCCAGTCAAAATCCAAAAATTTCTTGACGCATCAATAAACCTTTAGAGGTGAGAATCCAACAATTGTTGTCAGGTAAATATTCAGCTATGTCTAAGCTCTGAAATTTGTTAAGTATGCCAAGCACGTAGTCGTTAATTTCAGGATCATCTAAGTAATTTTCAAAGTGAGCGTCACGAAGAATTTGTTGAAGATTGGCTGGAAGAGAGCAAAAAACATCAGCCTCAGTAGTGTTAACTGTAAAGGGCTGACCGTTAACATCATGAACAGTTTCTACTAAATCAAATGGAAGATTCATGGTTGATTAAAAAATCAGTAGCCAAGATGATGACTATACTATTATCCTCACCAGGGAGATAAGTAAACTCCCGCTACAAAAAACTCAGAGTAGGGAAAATAATTATGGGCAAGCGGATCTTAATAACGGGCGTAAGTAAAGGTTTAGGCTACGCGATGAGCGAGGATTTTATTGCACAGGGTCATACAGTGATTGGTTGCGCTCGTTCGGCGGCAGCGATTGAAAAAATGAAAGATAGCTTTGGTGCGCCGAATGACTTTGCAACTGTAGATGTAGCAAATGAAGAACAATTGACATACTCCCCAGCCTAGAGGTGTGGGGATTCTAGGCTCAAACAGCAATTGCAGTTTCAAACCGACTTACATCACCTAACCCAACAGTCGATGCCCCGACTGCACAAATTACCTGAGATGCGTTTTCATCCCTGCCGTTTAATGACTGACAGGAAGGACAGCACCACTCTCTAGTAGACAAATCAAGACTTTCTAAAACATGGCCGCAGCAAGAACAAGTCTTAGTGCTGGGATACCATTGGTCGATGAAAACAACCCTCTTTTTCTTCTTTTTGGCAACCCATTCTAGTATTTGTAGAAACTCTCCAAACGCCAAATCAGAGATTTTTCTCCCCCAAAGACGCTGCATTCCTTTGAGGTTTAGTGTTTCAAAACATAACACATCAAATTTATCAGTCAAATGATGTGTCAACTTCCAAAACCAATCAAGCCGACGATGAGAAACATCTTCGTATCGACGTACTAAATTCTTTCTAGCTCGTTCACGATTAGATGAGCCTTTCAACTTTTTGGAATGCTGTCTGCTGTATATTTTGATGGCGTTGAGTGACTGCTTGAAAAATTGGGGTGATTCAATTTTAGTACCGTCTGAACAAGTGAGGAATATTTTCAATCCAAAATCAAAGCCAGCGATTTTACCCGTCTTAACTTCAACTTCTAGTTTGTTCCCCTCATCAACTACCACAACCATAAACAACTCACCCAACGGTGTGCGTTTAATGGTTAGGGTTTTGACTGTTCCCTCAATCTCTCTAGACTTCCAAAGAGGAACCTCAAACCCATGTTTTTGGTAAAAAATTGGGCAACAGAGATACTGGCTAAATATGAGCCACCAGATATATTGATTAATAACGCCGCCATCGTTAACCCACCAGCACCTTTGTGGGAGATACCATCCGAGGAATTTTCACAGTTAATAGATATCAATATTAAAGGGGTAGTGAATGTAATTCGCCATTTCGTGCCAGCAATGCTAGAAAAGCAACAAGGTATCATTGTCAACTTTAGTTCTGGTTGGGGACGTTCGACTTCACCAGAAGTAGCACCATACTGTGCATCTAAGTGGGCAATAGAGGGGTTAACGCGGTCTTTAGCACAAGAATTACCTGTGGGGATGGCAGCTATTCCATTGAATCCAGGGATTATTCATACAGATATGTTGAGTATTTGCTTTGGAGAATCAGCAGCTTCTTATACCTGTGCATCTAAGTGGGCTTTAAAAGCAGTTCCGTTTATTCTGAAATTGAAACCCAAGGATAACGGTACTCCCCTAACGGTTCCCGGATGACAACGATTGTTTTAGCAAGAGCAAGAGCAAGAGCCAAAATATAGTGCTAATGTACTATAATGAGGCAGAATTGAGGGATATAAATCTCAATCACGTATTTATTTGAAGAAGACCGCAAGTATAAATGTGTGATGTCTCAACAACTAAAACGATGCGGAAAATTATCCATGTGGATATGGATGCGTTTTACGCATCAGTTGAGCAACGGGATAATCCGCAATACCGAAGCAAACCATTAGTAGTTGGTGGCAGTCCAAGTCAAAGGGGAGTGGTCGCAGCCTCCAGCTATGAGGCCAGGAAATTCGGCATCCACTCAGCTATGCCATCAATAACAGCCATAAATAAATGCCCTGAGCTAATATTCGTGCGACCGAGATTTGATGTCTACCGAGAAGTATCGGCTAAAATCCACGAAATATTCAGACGCTACACCGATTGTGTCGAAGGGGTAGCCTTGGATGAAGCGTATTTAGATGTGACAGAGAATAAGCAAAATATTCCCTACGCTTACACCATTGCCAGACACATCAAAGCTGCAATCATGGAAGAAACCCTTCTAACAGCAACAGCCGGGGTGTCGATTAATAAGTTCCTGGCAAAGATGGCATCAGGACAGAACAAGCCCAACGGATTAACGGTGATTTTACCGGAGGATGCAATCGCTTTTGTGGAAGGGTTAGCAATTAAGAAATTTCATGGCATAGGGGAAGTCACAGCAGCCAAGATGCACTCTCTGGGTATACATACAGGCGCAGATTTGAAGAGGCGATCGCTTGCCGAGTTAACAAAACATTTTGGGAAGGTAGGACATCATTACTACAAGATAGCCAGGGCAGAAGATGACCGAATAGTTGAGCCGAACAGAGTCCGCAAGTCTGTTGGTGCGGAAACATCATTTGCGGTTAATCTGAGCGATCGCCTGCAAATGTTATATGAACTCGAACAAATTGCTCAAATTGTACAACAACGGCTAGAACAAAACACCACAAGAGGACGGACGTTAACGTTAAAAATCAAATTCTCTAATTA from Nostoc sp. HK-01 encodes:
- a CDS encoding DinB protein gives rise to the protein MCDVSTTKTMRKIIHVDMDAFYASVEQRDNPQYRSKPLVVGGSPSQRGVVAASSYEARKFGIHSAMPSITAINKCPELIFVRPRFDVYREVSAKIHEIFRRYTDCVEGVALDEAYLDVTENKQNIPYAYTIARHIKAAIMEETLLTATAGVSINKFLAKMASGQNKPNGLTVILPEDAIAFVEGLAIKKFHGIGEVTAAKMHSLGIHTGADLKRRSLAELTKHFGKVGHHYYKIARAEDDRIVEPNRVRKSVGAETSFAVNLSDRLQMLYELEQIAQIVQQRLEQNTTRGRTLTLKIKFSNYQQITRSKALANYTRDLETIIAIATELFEAVELENRSIRLLGIALSNLENAKQKQVIQLPLFEYVMNEL
- a CDS encoding short-chain dehydrogenase/reductase SDR, with protein sequence MFLVKNWATEILAKYEPPDILINNAAIVNPPAPLWEIPSEEFSQLIDINIKGVVNVIRHFVPAMLEKQQGIIVNFSSGWGRSTSPEVAPYCASKWAIEGLTRSLAQELPVGMAAIPLNPGIIHTDMLSICFGESAASYTCASKWALKAVPFILKLKPKDNGTPLTVPG
- a CDS encoding IS891/IS1136/IS1341 transposase; its protein translation is MVVVVDEGNKLEVEVKTGKIAGFDFGLKIFLTCSDGTKIESPQFFKQSLNAIKIYSRQHSKKLKGSSNRERARKNLVRRYEDVSHRRLDWFWKLTHHLTDKFDVLCFETLNLKGMQRLWGRKISDLAFGEFLQILEWVAKKKKKRVVFIDQWYPSTKTCSCCGHVLESLDLSTREWCCPSCQSLNGRDENASQVICAVGASTVGLGDVSRFETAIAV
- a CDS encoding short-chain dehydrogenase/reductase SDR; amino-acid sequence: MGKRILITGVSKGLGYAMSEDFIAQGHTVIGCARSAAAIEKMKDSFGAPNDFATVDVANEEQLTYSPA